A region of Bicyclus anynana chromosome 17, ilBicAnyn1.1, whole genome shotgun sequence DNA encodes the following proteins:
- the LOC112056271 gene encoding circadian clock-controlled protein daywake, which translates to MKYRVFTVSIVFLVLTQTLAANSLTYEKCSLKDSECLLKQAQAVLPSLVQGIPELGIKKLDKMHMDKITIDIPGIFCELTNVEIGGLGKAIIDDVSINMPYKLMRISFNTPILYTVCNYKLNGTLFGIPVFGEGKGQISLENLQIELLIIFDIVKNEQGDDILEFKSFMYGADAIDGLHSKFENMFNGDKEKSDMYHELVNTNWRLMATNYGRYFTYKIMEKVVGDGIKPCFSQPLKNIAYWPEQELH; encoded by the exons ATTCCTTAACATATGAAAAATGCTCCCTGAAAGACTCTGAATGTTTATTAAAGCAAGCACAGGCTGTACTTCCTTCGTTGGTCCAAGGTATACCGGAACTTGGTATCAAAAAGTTGGATAAAATGCACATGGATAAAATTACTATCGATATACCGGGTATATTCTGCGAGTTGACGAATGTAGAAATTGGAGGCTTGGGTAAAGCAATCATTGACGACGTcag CATCAACATGCCATACAAACTAATGCGCATATCTTTTAACACGCCGATTCTATACACTGTGTGTAATTACAAACTGAACGGAACATTATTTGGGATTCCAGTTTTTGGTGAAGGGAAAGGCCAAATTAGTTTGG agaATTTACAAATAGAGTTGCTGATTATTTTCGATATTGTTAAAAACGAGCAAGGTGATGACATTCTCGAGTTCAAGTCATTTATGTATGGCGCGGATGCGATTGACGGCTTGCATTccaaatttgaaaatatgtTCAACGGAGACAAGGAAAAGA gCGATATGTACCATGAACTAGTTAATACAAACTGGCGACTGATGGCAACAAACTACGGCAGATACTTCACTTATAAAATCATGGAGAAAGTCGTCGGTGATGGTATCAAGCCTTGTTTCTCTCAGCCTTTAAAGAACATAGCGTATTGGCCGGAGCAAGAATTGCACTAG
- the LOC112056270 gene encoding circadian clock-controlled protein daywake-like has product MMAVSDPLTYEKCALEDSECIIKQAQAALPSFVQGIPELGIKKLDKLHMDKITIDIPGIFSELTNVEIGGLSNAIIDDISINVPYKIMRISFNTDLNTECDYKLNGTLFGFPIFGNGKGHFSLKNLQIEMIIIFDIIKSDQGKDILDFKSYMYGADAIDGLHSHFENMYNGDKEKSDMYHELVNKNWRLIVTNYGRYFTPLVVKEMYEGVKTAMCSRNLEDLALYGKSEK; this is encoded by the exons atgATGGCGGTTTCAGATCCCCTAACATATGAAAAATGCGCGCTGGAAGACTCTGAATGTATAATAAAGCAGGCACAGGCTGCACTTCCTTCGTTCGTGCAAGGTATACCGGAACTTGGTATCAAAAAGTTGGATAAATTGCACATGGATAAAATTACTATCGATATACCGGGTATATTCTCCGAGTTGACGAATGTAGAAATCGGAGGCTTGAGTAATGCAATTATTGACGATATcag CATCAACGTGCCTTACAAAATTATGCGTATATCATTTAATACGGACCTAAATACTGAGTGTGATTACAAACTTAACGGAACATTATTTGGATTTCCGATTTTTGGAAACGGGAAAGGTCACTTTAGCTTGA agAATTTACAAATagagatgattattattttcgaCATTATTAAAAGCGATCAAGGCAAGGACATTCTTGATTTCAAGTCATATATGTATGGCGCGGATGCAATTGATGGCTTGCATTCACACTTTGAAAATATGTACAACGGAGACAAGGAAAAGA GTGACATGTACCATGAACTAGTCAACAAGAACTGGCGACTAATAGTAACAAACTACGGCAGATACTTCACTCCTTTAGTCGTTAAGGAAATGTACGAAGGTGTGAAGACTGCTATGTGCTCTCGGAATTTAGAAGACTTAGCACTGTATggaaaaagtgaaaaataa